In Spirosoma pollinicola, the genomic window GGTAAATCAGCTTTTGTATCAATATCTACAAAATCTAGTTCAGCTTGTGTTTTCTTCAAACTGAAGTGGTCACTTATTTTCATGAGAGTAGTATTTTGGTGTGATAATTGATACCTATGCAATTAAAATTATAATAAATCTAACTATCGATATCTAACATTTAAAAATACTGTTTTCAAGAGCAGGTTTGTTACTATACAAACGAACGACTATGGAAGAACATTTATATAAACTATGAGCATGTGTTTTCTTCACTTTGTAGTTCGCTGGATGTGTCGATACAATTGTTTAGACGGGGTGTTACCAGACCCCTCAAAATTGGCTCGGCAACCGAAAAAAATAAAGGCTTCTTTCGCTCGAGAAACACCGACGTTTAACATATTAACACCTGTGTCAAAGAAGTAGAGCTTACCCACATCATTTTCTCCATATGTTGAGGAAAACAAAATAATTGGCCGTTCCGCCCCTTGTAGAGCATGAACGGTACCAATGGTCAAACGAGTCGTATTAATTCCAGCTTTTTGCAATGCTGATCGTAGTAACTGTTTTTGACCCGTGAAAGGAGTAATAATACCTAAAATCGACGATAAATCAATCAGCTCGACCGCGCGGTTTTGTTTTGAGGCCATAGCTATTTCCTGTTTTTGGTAATGGTGTAGAATTAGTTCTTGGTTATACCATATCCAATTGGCAATTTGGTTCGCTTGTTCTTCATTGCTCCGACTGTAACCAACTGCTTTCGAATCACCTGTCGTATCAATAAACTGCATTGGTGGTAGAAGATTATCTTTAGCAGGTCCTTTCATCGGTTCCAGTAAACCTCTGTAAGCCAATTTATTACAATAATCAATAATCTCGTTAAAGCAACGTCGGTGCTCGGTTAATAGCATGCCCCGTTCTCCTTGAGGAAACTGTTGATAAGCAGACGATTTTTGAGCTAGCTTTATCAGGCTACCAGCACTACTGAGAAACCCTTTATTAAGAAGTTCTTCGACGGCTGTAAGGTCATCTACGGTCGCTATAAGGGAATGACGAACCAAATTGGCGTAGTCTACCTTAGGAGGTACGTTCCAGACCGGTTCAATTTGTAAACTATCTCCGACAACAATTGAACGCTTGGCTAATGCGAAGGACGCTGCTCCTACTTCGGGGGAAACCTGTCCTGCTTCATCGACAATCAATAAGTCGATGAAGCTTAATAGCGGAGGTGAAGGCGACTCAAATTGATTGGTTTGGGTTATAAATCTAGAGTAAGTAAAAAAGCGCGGAGCTGTATAAAAGGTAGACACAAAGCAAGGAGCCAGCATGGCATCCCGTCGCCAGCGGTCTTTGGTGTGTTGTAATCCTTTTTTCAACAGTAAATTCTCATCGAGCGCCCGACGGGTTGCCAGAATCCATCGCCCTTCCCAGTAATGAACGGCTAAGTAGAATAAATCATATTTTAACCCTTTTTCCAACTCATCGTAATAATGAGGTAAACCACTTTGCCCAGCGACTCTAAAGTCGGTATCGCTTAGGGGGGGATTACCTCTAACATGGTTCGCCTGTTTCCAGGTCATCCAAGCGTTGGTTAATTCTCGAATTTGTTTGATTAGTTTAAAATTACGGTCAAAGAAGGAGTGAACAGTGCTTAAGTTATAGCCATTGACTGCCTCCGTATTCATAGGACAGTCCCGAAAAAATTGATTAATTCGGATAGCTCTTTTCTCCTTTATGGGTTTTAAGAAGGCAAATAGTTTAATCCAGAATGACTCGCTGTCTAAATAAGTGCTCACCTGCTCTTCTAACACTTTCAAGGCCGTCTCCCAAGCGTTAATTTGGGTCATAGATGGCCCCTCAGCGGAAGGTTGTTGCCCCAATTTGATCGTTAGTTCATGAACAGACTTATATTGTTCCCAAAGCCGAACCCCTTCTTGGAGTTGATGTTGGCCAGCTTTCAGCCTATTTTGTAGATGGCCGATAATCTGTTCAATGGACTGATTCGGTTGGTTAGAATGAGCAATAAATTGACTGATGTAGAGCTTCTCCGCTCGAGCAACATAGTCTCGATTTTCTATGTCACGAAGAAACCCGCCCTTTTTACGTTTTAAGTGCAGTATATCGTCGCCAACCTGTTTGCTTTCACTGGCTAAAAACAACCCAAAGCTTTTCAGGCCCGGTAGCCACCGCTCATATAGTACTCCCTTCTTCTGCTTAATACTTGAAAAGCTTTCAATGATATTCGTGATGGCTTGGTTATTCGTCGAACAAGCCAAAATGATGGCTGGCTCGTTTCCAGCAATAGCCTGTTTAACTACTTCGCTGGCTACGATGCTTTGTATCAGCGTTGTTTTACCCGTTCCAGGCGGGCCATTCACCGCTAGTATTTCCCCTTCGTTTAATTGATTGACTTGGTAAAGACTTTTGCGTTGAGAAAAAGATAAAGCGTATTCGTAGTTCATCTGGCCTAGATGTGAAACGCTGCCTTGTACGAAAGAATGCTCAGAAAGCAATGGCTTGACCGATTGATAAGGCCGTCTAGCCAAATTCGTTAACAGCGCAGGGAAAGGCGGAGCACGTAAGATGGAATCATAAAGTGTAATGATTCCATCAGCTGCGCTGATCAGCAAATCATTGATGACTAATGTTGGTTCATAAGTCGTCACATAATTTTCCTGTTGATAGTTATAAAGGTCCTGGTGCGTGATGGCAGAAAATGTTTGATCGATGTATTGCCAATAATCACTCCATTGCTGGCTGAAAGTAAACGGTTTTGAAAAACTTAGATCAATGGTATCAACAGACGAGAAAATATAATGTATTTGCTCGTCCACTTGCGGCTCTAAATAGGCACGAGGTATATATGGAAAGGTATCTTCATCTAGTTGCAAAGTTCCTTTGCTCGTTAGAATGGCTCGAATCCAGAAAGGATAAAAGACGCCTGTTACTCGGTTCGCTCGAGCGAATTCAGGGACTGGACTAACTCGAAATGGTGTTATTAATACGGGTATTTTGTCAATGACTCCCCGATCAGAATTGAATGATGAACCAAGTCCTTTTGAATCATTGTGCCGCCGTTCAATCCATTCGAATAGTTGTGCGGTCTGCTCTAAATCGATTAGGCCAGCATGAAGATCAATTCCAACGTTACGTATTGCTAGCTGTTTATCAACCAAGATTTCATGGCGCGCGGCATCAGCCAGTGTATTACGCCAGTAACGAAGTTGATTTGCGATTGTCTTATTGTCCATTGTTTTCGAACAAACTATCGACTTAAACTGTATATCGGCAACCAGAAGTTGACAGATGCGGGTGAAATGAGAAGATGTACCTTAACAATCCTTCCTCTAATCATTAATGTTGCCAGATTGGCAACATTACAATAATACTGATTTATAGCTTCTTAAGATTTTTCACTTCACTTACCAAAGCTATAATTTTGTCGCAAGTGTATTCAAGCTCTGGTGAATTAGCGTCCAGTTTAGCTACCGTACTAGTGATTTTCTTTATGATTTCAGCAGCTTTATCATCATAAGTTATCTTCTTAGCATCGCTCGATAATATTGGTTCTTTAAACGCTTGTAGGTCGGGGAGAGAGAGAGGAGAAGCTTTTATGTCAGAGGCTCGTCCAAGGCTCCTAATCAATTCTTTAGCTACTTTCTGTTTGCCACTTAAAACTTCTTGTTTTAGATCAGGAGTTAGTTTATCAATACCTTCTGAATATTCACGATCTCGATGAATTGTGCGTGGTGACACCTTAAATTCCTTTGCTAAACGATCTTGAGTCCGCTGAGCTATGCTTTGTTCGTCTGTAATTTCTTCTTGAACAGGTCTACCAGCGGCATGA contains:
- a CDS encoding AAA domain-containing protein, whose protein sequence is MDNKTIANQLRYWRNTLADAARHEILVDKQLAIRNVGIDLHAGLIDLEQTAQLFEWIERRHNDSKGLGSSFNSDRGVIDKIPVLITPFRVSPVPEFARANRVTGVFYPFWIRAILTSKGTLQLDEDTFPYIPRAYLEPQVDEQIHYIFSSVDTIDLSFSKPFTFSQQWSDYWQYIDQTFSAITHQDLYNYQQENYVTTYEPTLVINDLLISAADGIITLYDSILRAPPFPALLTNLARRPYQSVKPLLSEHSFVQGSVSHLGQMNYEYALSFSQRKSLYQVNQLNEGEILAVNGPPGTGKTTLIQSIVASEVVKQAIAGNEPAIILACSTNNQAITNIIESFSSIKQKKGVLYERWLPGLKSFGLFLASESKQVGDDILHLKRKKGGFLRDIENRDYVARAEKLYISQFIAHSNQPNQSIEQIIGHLQNRLKAGQHQLQEGVRLWEQYKSVHELTIKLGQQPSAEGPSMTQINAWETALKVLEEQVSTYLDSESFWIKLFAFLKPIKEKRAIRINQFFRDCPMNTEAVNGYNLSTVHSFFDRNFKLIKQIRELTNAWMTWKQANHVRGNPPLSDTDFRVAGQSGLPHYYDELEKGLKYDLFYLAVHYWEGRWILATRRALDENLLLKKGLQHTKDRWRRDAMLAPCFVSTFYTAPRFFTYSRFITQTNQFESPSPPLLSFIDLLIVDEAGQVSPEVGAASFALAKRSIVVGDSLQIEPVWNVPPKVDYANLVRHSLIATVDDLTAVEELLNKGFLSSAGSLIKLAQKSSAYQQFPQGERGMLLTEHRRCFNEIIDYCNKLAYRGLLEPMKGPAKDNLLPPMQFIDTTGDSKAVGYSRSNEEQANQIANWIWYNQELILHHYQKQEIAMASKQNRAVELIDLSSILGIITPFTGQKQLLRSALQKAGINTTRLTIGTVHALQGAERPIILFSSTYGENDVGKLYFFDTGVNMLNVGVSRAKEAFIFFGCRANFEGSGNTPSKQLYRHIQRTTK
- a CDS encoding ParB N-terminal domain-containing protein, producing the protein MKRFATASGDSPVLHRNSANLMQGMLDEIKASITILPELQSLIPELQKGEYEQLETNIRKEGCRDSLLIWQTSQRTIDGTENDSPVNVLVDGHNRYSICKNHSIDFKVMVREFLNMQDVRDFMINNQLGRRNLTPEQTSYLRGLKYRNERHAAGRPVQEEITDEQSIAQRTQDRLAKEFKVSPRTIHRDREYSEGIDKLTPDLKQEVLSGKQKVAKELIRSLGRASDIKASPLSLPDLQAFKEPILSSDAKKITYDDKAAEIIKKITSTVAKLDANSPELEYTCDKIIALVSEVKNLKKL